In a single window of the Littorina saxatilis isolate snail1 linkage group LG3, US_GU_Lsax_2.0, whole genome shotgun sequence genome:
- the LOC138961784 gene encoding platelet binding protein GspB-like, with protein sequence MFKAASKDSPPAAVPSNVTPTSQSSKAGKLRVTPEGGLRFVGDGGGGSGAQGKGSTPTNPQGEKQKFFATRSADGKWNLLMAPTSDPSRLFLVQPAPGHKFQVSDGGVRVENVSGAASHGSTSSGEASCTSSNGCVEEGSVIAGQESGSGEATLGTPKSIAVPVAQLRSSTSPHTITATTTSPTGSVTTTSASGDNVLVSTPREQKKSFFKSRTSKEREALKASVQHVVGKKVLSIPKRGTKSGAATDSHSKKGKKGSKSGKSSKSHSKSSTLPSSLQDSMSQSFSLMSVSPGSISNKTPSPTAFPATVTMSPTGCTDVVTTASSAVTSSAPVTSTSAISVSTSHQLTSSPSSSAQGLLMTSSLSPSLTSHGHQSDNISPPGSPVSDVPAASPKPVSPLSSQLSFTSPPSPEQTSQPTASCSRSRNSSVDRDGMMSSVSDIRSSSAKPLTVQIPQSDGGEDSGAENMGATASPSATEKQPLKTGDTSAEMPDKLSTEKPVKKSTKTKSKSSKAARRSLRGRPDNVNTGHQEHSLPHQDADAPTQSMEADEAPTPSITDPPRIGDAGDDNVDSVADFAAQIPKNDDPLSSLQALDTDREKDSEHVDADDSATEMEERYPRRNSLRSSATYETHTPDKSESKRPEKEAKTKKTPKVDSQVKVPKGRASKKRSKTAEAPPDTGSDTDDYEPLIFKAKRTRRSSSKRENQSENTLDNIESEKSHDVVSSEQKTPNRTKNPVSDSEAATENQSKPETEKDPRTESSAGVDSDSGEVPRDQDISITIRQDQREIAGPSDSSKKQPTPCVKERDSRATRASRRSQEDSCTLQTEPQAENTHTVQQLEDSTTEASISAKQSTKKRKKRKSELEKLMEAQAALVEKNRDLIEEDKELVPMEEVAEEKLDESPRPDQEKCSVTGEEETDLVPEDNENNSKPKEMEVHLAPTDSSPAEKEKDSTQAEKDSTPVEEERDSAPLEEENDSAPTEAEADPIPGDLLQTETEKDFATIDETRDSRSEEMLKNTPTQETGDSAFSELHKEDTNHADLAAEEPKTNSQEPQSSELVETFSEATEHESFHHEERKQKKKKKKKKKLKILINLTEAKSKEVPDKDDEQSDVVSTPVPDLMQDTHEETSGDVGQPSGEVTGNLSTQESTMDTETHEASIPSHTVSCHGGKSKKKKRKKNKKLKIVFGSEHETSTREIPDSAVSDSNSMNAGDSMSELHQTDSLGCSHTFTDNDASNSNTAFDAAVAKPAKKPRRKRLTELEKIIQDQEAIARAEQIAIENQELAPKTSEKGAEKETNKEETMSAEKGTDKDETKTAEKGADKEETMSAEKGTDKDETKTAEKGTDKDETKTAEKGADKEETMSAEKGTDKDETKTAEKGADKEETMSAEKGTDKDETKTAEKGADKEETMSAEKGTDKDETKTAEKGADKEETMSAEKGTDKDETKTAEKGADKEETMGSEKGTDKDETKTAEKGTDKDETKTAEKGTDKDETKTTEKGADKDETIIAEKVTDTAQTKRAETETDKEDTPRPEPETGRGESTTANEDNQGEEVKPTEPEPQAELESNNTAEVSASPRAETSREDTASTPSEKAVKQKDQEGEKGEKPKKKRKRKKKEPTVGVIKMPPLASGTDTDATEPMTDVDDGIHPIQIVSNPDVPLPTDLPSVSGDVEEVSVMETDEDEDHQAKVRRYLGRFFNSRSFTRSELTSSFGMPYVVLEKLSEVDIYFMSRRFRNARVSSRAKCSLHCRQRTLQYLCELKMIDCTPLRGMKRPAGMAVPAASNHASSEEPQPKKKRGRKRKEHVEGEEKIKKKKRKETKDGEADKDQAASDESLVEIDTPASLGARPTTSFPREVILVSPGDKGFPVYETARPYLPPSANTNPPRFPSSTVGRVVRLSVPVNPTRPSYTLGRPGAMTTAAGGPRFISLPSLATSGASSVPQVITLPALSSASSGAPRTIPPLLASSSASTMSPSLTDAMRATLTQAISSSLTKANPVASMSASPVVTTNQALNSALISALSGSAVSKGAVLVQAAGAAVSTAGTQGAVALNKQFFVVQMGDKRVLVPASALGTATTTGTGTTTTATTTSASTTAAALQSLFNSAMLRATAPSTIPTVVPESVATPRPTPGNMARIVLSNRRPAAPTLSPRTGPTASSLLFANRPRLAQPNQAWVGPRTVLEGNRRVLVSPANQPQGIRVVISGASTLNTGSRFSVASSRGGVFVTSHPAGTSLVRMPAAPAKPGKRVMTDEERLRKRARLEKKYPLPPGVVIKTEPETFGYGGEGKTTQAGTTRVLLSTMGRSLASLGQPIPVMSATRGGGPIIIRQAAPSSTASPRSGSLLGPLIIRVPSPATTGAPRIAAPRIAAITSSVATSLLSSTPRLAATATTSSSPTVVSLLSVPSTTVTSTTTTSTAATASASVSSSALSTSSSVAGAVTSTAASTVQRPSRTFAAATTVPRPPPTVAAVDDDDDDAVYIVDSPPPPTKQASSSQKEKSQENAMSAPVSSAPSASASSTATTTAAAAVVVSSAGPQTAGTSHSPSVTVTTASDTSVSTVTSTDVTTSLVATSTTSSALTTNAATASPATALTSSINSHAVSSVDEDINQDDVSDSQEDVTVSLPSDNTTTSSTSVTTTTTLSSTTSSVSSTTTTTTATTSSCSVVEALLRGSPSPSPSISSPSSPMPSTSTALNPSRLVSLGAMFARQAAESGSLTSIDTRSLQSERMQRLKEALSKQMGNVSDERRQRALQALAQQFGRGGEGGARSGDTRSESPNTPSQASRESSAPRSVPSAGQSENNAVVIIDDNDAVDTVTGTDTRDGTDTDANNDTGADTRDGTDADTRDGAETDANNDTETDTRDGTAEDSGADTTNRRDAEDKGDEDNRRGEDDNGDEEDTVIIVETNEDESASSRSNIDRANPTAECDSETTNQHTEDNDTERIGDSDITEIDHQSSESVSARTEQSADNETNNTSLLTVNSETIDRASHSAEDETDGADANTDNNMASVDKSADKETVDRTSHSAEDGTSAVNNSVSVNESAEKDSASVNESNVDDIVAVEPSTENDIVRPCNNASSDVNSQTRDQVTTAVEQTKDDVSNDDEEMAEVSAPINVELDSSENIPVTLGVEENSATEKDEASTNKGMDAREETPMDTDEAESTALTSDEKAKSRVKTSPAERETSIIASVGAEVSDVTSAKDDVMDTTAACDVNTEKTPSGDGQGDKTPSESEPETTTGEKV encoded by the coding sequence GTCCAGCAAGGCCGGCAAGTTACGTGTGACGCCAGAGGGAGGGCTGCGCTTTGTGGGggatggaggaggaggaagcGGGGCACAGGGGAAGGGCAGCACCCCCACCAACCCGCAGGGGGAGAAGCAGAAGTTCTTTGCCACGCGGTCAGCAGACGGCAAGTGGAACTTGCTGATGGCACCCACCTCTGACCCGTCTCGTCTCTTCCTCGTGCAACCCGCCCCAGGTCACAAGTTCCAGGTGTCGGACGGAGGCGTCAGGGTGGAGAACGTCAGCGGGGCGGCGTCACACGGCAGCACCAGCTCGGGAGAGGCCTCATGCACCTCCTCTAACGGCTGCGTGGAGGAGGGGTCAGTTATCGCCGGTCAAGAAAGTGGGAGTGGAGAGGCTACCTTGGGTACCCCCAAGTCCATAGCGGTTCCCGTAGCGCAGCTTCGATCTTCCACCAGCCCTCACACCATCACCGCTACCACTACTTCACCCACCGGCAGCGTCACCACGACTTCTGCTTCGGGGGATAACGTGCTTGTGTCTACCCCACGCGAGCAGAAGAAGAGTTTCTTCAAGTCCCGCACGTCCAAAGAGAGAGAAGCTTTAAAGGCGTCTGTGCAGCATGTGGTAGGAAAGAAAGTTCTGTCCATCCCAAAGAGAGGAACCAAGTCCGGCGCGGCCACTGACAGTCACTCCAAGAAGGGCAAGAAAGGCAGCAAGTCTGGGAAGAGCAGCAAATCTCACAGCAAGTCTTCCACATTGCCGTCGTCATTGCAGGATTCCATGTCACAGAGTTTTAGCTTGATGTCGGTCTCTCCTGGCAGCATATCCAACAAAACTCCATCCCCGACGGCTTTCCCTGCAACCGTCACAATGTCTCCAACAGGTTGCACGGATGTTGTGACGACAGCGTCTTCGGCAGTGACGTCATCAGCTCCAGTGACGTCAACTTCTGCAATATCGGTATCTACCTCACACCAACTGACTTCGTCGCCGTCGTCGTCAGCACAAGGCTTGCTGATGACATCATCACTATCGCCGTCGTTGACGTCACATGGACATCAGTCGGATAACATCTCCCCACCAGGAAGCCCTGTCAGCGACGTACCAGCCGCGTCACCGAAGCCCGTCTCACCTCTTTCGTCACAACTGTCTTTCACGTCACCACCGTCTCCTGAACAAACGTCACAACCAACGGCGTCTTGTTCACGTTCCAGGAACAGTTCTGTGGACCGTGATGGTATGATGTCATCTGTGTCCGATATCAGATCGAGCAGTGCCAAACCGTTAACAGTTCAGATACCTCAGAGTGATGGAGGCGAGGACAGTGGTGCTGAAAATATGGGTGCTACTGCTAGTCCGTCTGCTACAGAAAAGCAGCCACTAAAAACAGGTGATACGTCTGCAGAAATGCCAGACAAACTTTCAACGGAAAAACCAGTCAAAAagtcaacaaaaacaaaatctaaatCTTCAAAGGCAGCAAGAAGGTCTCTGAGAGGAAGACCAGACAATGTCAATACCGGTCACCAAGAACACAGCTTACCTCACCAGGATGCAGACGCCCCAACACAGTCCATGGAAGCCGATGAAGCTCCAACCCCAAGCATCACGGACCCACCTCGAATAGGCGACGCTGGCGATGATAACGTTGATAGTGTCGCTGATTTCGCAGCTCAAATCCCAAAGAATGACGATCCTCTTTCTTCGCTCCAAGCACTGGACACTGATCGAGAGAAAGACTCGGAACATGTCGACGCTGACGATTCGGCCACAGAAATGGAGGAACGATATCCTCGAAGGAATTCACTCAGAAGCTCTGCCACTTATGAGACGCACACACCTGACAAGAGTGAATCAAAACGACCAGAAAAAGAAGCgaagacaaagaaaacaccGAAGGTGGATTCTCAAGTGAAAGTCCCCAAAGGACGTGCGTCAAAGAAAAGATCAAAGACAGCAGAAGCCCCACCAGACACTGGTTCTGACACTGACGATTATGAACCCCTGATCTTTAAGGCTAAACGTACTAGGAGGTCTTCCTCCAAAAGGGAAAATCAGAGTGAGAATACTCTTGACAACATAGAGTCAGAAAAGAGTCATGATGTTGTGTCGAGTGAACAGAAAACTCCAAATAGAACTAAAAACCCAGTCTCGGATTCTGAAGCAGCCACTGAAAATCAGTCAAAACCAGAGACGGAAAAAGACCCCCGAACAGAAAGTTCTGCAGGAGTTGACAGTGATTCAGGAGAGGTTCCCCGTGACCAGGATATTAGTATTACTATCAGGCAGGATCAAAGGGAAATTGCGGGACCTAGTGACAGTTCTAAAAAACAGCCAACCCCTTGTGTCAAAGAACGTGATAGTCGTGCAACAAGAGCTAGTCGTAGGTCGCAAGAAGACTCCTGTACACTGCAAACAGAACCCCAagcagaaaacacacacacggttcAGCAGCTAGAGGATAGCACCACTGAAGCAAGTATTAGTGCAAAACAaagcacaaagaaaagaaagaagaggaaaaGTGAACTAGAAAAGTTAATGGAAGCGCAAGCAGCATTGGTTGAGAAAAACAGAGATCTTATTGAGGAGGATAAGGAGCTGGTTCCAATGGAGGAAGTAGCTGAAGAGAAGTTGGACGAGTCACCCCGACCGGATCAAGAAAAATGCTCAGTTACaggagaggaagagacagatctagtgccAGAAGACAATGAGAATAATTCTAAACCAAAagaaatggaggtacatttggCACCCACAGATTCATCACCAGCTGAGAAGGAAAAAGATTCAACCCAAGCCGAGAAAGATTCTACTCCGgtagaagaagaaagagatTCTGCCCCATTGGAGGAAGAGAACGATTCTGCGCCCACAGAAGCTGAAGCAGATCCAATTCCAGGAGATTTattacagacagagacagaaaaagatttCGCAACGATAGACGAGACCAGAGATTCACGGTCAGAAGAGATGTTGAAAAATACACCAACACAAGAAACTGGAGATTCGGCCTTTTCAGAGTTGCACAAGGAAGACACAAACCATGCAGACCTTGCAGCTGAAGAACCGAAAACAAACTCTCAGGAACCTCAATCGAGCGAACTTGTTGAAACTTTTTCAGAAGCAACCGAACACGAAAGTTTTCATCATGAAGAAaggaagcagaagaagaaaaagaagaagaaaaagaaactgaAAATTCTTATCAACTTGACCGAAGCCAAGTCGAAAGAAGTACCCGACAAAGATGATGAACAGTCTGATGTTGTTTCTACGCCTGTGCCGGATCTCATGCAAGACACACACGAGGAAACTTCCGGAGATGTAGGTCAACCTTCAGGAGAAGTCACGGGAAATCTTTCAACCCAAGAATCAACCATGGACACAGAAACCCATGAGGCAAGCATCCCTAGTCATACAGTCAGCTGTCATGGCGGGAagagcaagaagaagaaaaggaagaaaaacaagaagttgaagattgtATTTGGAAGTGAACACGAGACTTCTACCAGAGAAATTCCAGACAGTGCAGTTTCGGACTCTAACTCCATGAATGCGGGTGACAGTATGTCGGAACTTCATCAAACTGATTCTCTGGGCTGTTCGCACACTTTCACAGACAATGATGCCTCAAACAGTAACACGGCTTTCGATGCAGCTGTTGCTAAACCTGCGAAAAAGCCCAGAAGAAAAAGACTCACGGAACTGGAAAAGATTATCCAAGACCAAGAAGCTATTGCAAGAGCAGAGCAGATAGCCATTGAAAATCAAGAACTCGCGCCAAAAACTAGTGAAAAAGGAGCAGAAAAAGAAACTAACAAAGAAGAAACTATGAGCGCAGAAAAAGGTACTGACAAAGATGAAACTAAGACAGCAGAAAAAGGTGCTGACAAAGAAGAAACTATGAGCGCAGAAAAAGGTACTGACAAAGATGAAACTAAGACAGCAGAAAAAGGTACTGACAAAGATGAAACTAAAACAGCAGAAAAAGGTGCTGACAAAGAAGAAACTATGAGCGCAGAAAAAGGTACTGACAAAGATGAAACTAAGACAGCAGAAAAAGGTGCTGACAAAGAAGAAACTATGAGCGCAGAAAAAGGTACTGACAAAGATGAAACTAAGACAGCAGAAAAAGGTGCTGACAAAGAAGAAACTATGAGCGCAGAAAAAGGTACTGACAAAGATGAAACTAAGACAGCAGAAAAAGGTGCTGACAAAGAAGAAACTATGAGCGCAGAAAAAGGTACTGACAAAGATGAAACTAAGACAGCAGAAAAAGGTGCTGACAAAGAAGAAACTATGGGCTCAGAAAAAGGTACTGACAAAGATGAAACTAAGACAGCAGAAAAAGGTACTGACAAAGATGAAACTAAGACAGCAGAAAAAGGTACTGACAAAGATGAAACTAAAACAACAGAAAAAGGTGCTGACAAAGATGAAACTATAATAGCAGAAAAGGTTACTGACACTGCACAAACAAAAAGAGCAGAAACAGAGACTGACAAAGAAGACACCCCAAGACCAGAACCAGAGACTGGCAGAGGTGAAAGCACTACAGCGAATGAAGATAACCAAGGAGAAGAGGTAAAACCCACTGAACCTGAACCACAAGCAGAACTGGAATCTAACAACACTGCAGAAGTTTCAGCTTCGCCCCGAGCCGAAACTTCAAGAGAAGATACTGCGTCAACGCCAAGTGAAAAGGCAGTTAAACAAAAAGACCAAGAGGGCGAAAAGGGAGAGAAaccaaagaagaaaagaaagaggaagaagaaggagcCAACAGTAGGCGTCATTAAAATGCCTCCGCTGGCGTCAGGCACAGACACTGACGCTACAGAACCCATGACTGACGTTGATGACGGCATACACCCCATACAAATCGTGTCCAATCCCGATGTCCCTTTACCCACAGACCTTCCGTCAGTGTCTGGTGATGTCGAAGAAGTCTCTGTCATGGAAACAGACGAGGACGAAGACCATCAAGCCAAGGTCAGACGATATCTGGGAAGATTTTTCAACAGTCGTTCCTTCACTCGGTCAGAGCTGACGAGTAGTTTCGGCATGCCCTACGTGGTTCTAGAGAAGCTATCGGAGGTGGACATCTATTTCATGAGCAGGCGATTCCGTAACGCTCGAGTGAGCAGCCGAGCCAAGTGCTCTCTCCACTGCCGCCAGAGGACTCTGCAGTACCTGTGTGAACTGAAAATGATCGACTGCACGCCGCTCCGTGGCATGAAACGGCCTGCAGGTATGGCTGTGCCTGCAGCAAGCAACCACGCTTCTTCAGAGGAACCCCAGCCAAAGAAGAAGAGGGGAAGAAAGAGGAAAGAGCACGTTGAGGGAGAAGAAAagatcaagaagaaaaagagaaaagaaacgAAGGATGGTGAAGCTGATAAAGACCAGGCAGCATCAGATGAGAGTTTGGTCGAAATAGACACCCCTGCCAGTCTAGGTGCCAGACCAACAACGTCTTTCCCACGAGAAGTTATCCTTGTCAGTCCGGGTGACAAGGGTTTTCCCGTCTATGAAACCGCCAGACCTTACCTTCCTCCATCTGCTAACACTAACCCCCCCAGGTTCCCCAGCAGCACTGTAGGTCGTGTTGTGAGATTGTCCGTTCCCGTCAACCCAACACGACCAAGCTACACCCTGGGCAGACCCGGTGCTATGACTACAGCAGCTGGTGGGCCGCGGTTCATCTCGCTGCCATCTCTGGCCACCAGCGGGGCAAGCTCTGTGCCTCAGGTGATCACCCTCCCAGCACTGAGCTCTGCCTCCAGCGGAGCGCCAAGGACCATCCCTCCTCTCCTTGCCAGCTCCAGTGCCTCTACAATGTCCCCGTCTCTGACGGACGCTATGCGTGCCACACTCACCCAGGCCATCTCCAGCTCTTTGACGAAGGCCAACCCTGTTGCCAGCATGAGCGCCTCCCCTGTAGTGACCACCAACCAGGCCCTCAACAGTGCGCTGATCTCTGCTCTTTCTGGATCAGCGGTATCTAAAGGTGCTGTGTTGGTTCAGGCGGCCGGTGCAGCTGTCTCTACGGCTGGAACTCAGGGTGCAGTTGCACTGAACAAGCAGTTCTTTGTGGTGCAGATGGGCGACAAGAGAGTACTTGTGCCCGCATCAGCCTTGGGCACTGCTACAACCACGGGCACCGGCACCACCACCACGGCCACCACCACATCGGCGTCTACCACCGCTGCTGCTCTGCAGTCCCTCTTCAACTCAGCCATGCTGAGGGCCACTGCACCGTCCACCATACCAACCGTCGTTCCTGAGTCGGTTGCCACACCCCGCCCCACACCCGGCAACATGGCGAGGATCGTGCTATCCAACCGTCGCCCCGCAGCCCCCACCCTGTCCCCTCGAACGGGGCCCACTGCCTCCAGTCTGCTGTTCGCCAACAGACCACGACTAGCTCAGCCTAACCAGGCGTGGGTCGGACCTCGCACGGTGCTGGAGGGAAACAGACGGGTGCTGGTCAGTCCCGCCAACCAGCCCCAGGGCATCAGAGTGGTCATCTCAGGCGCCTCCACGCTCAACACGGGGTCAAGGTTCTCTGTGGCCAGCTCGCGCGGCGGTGTCTTCGTGACATCACACCCTGCCGGTACCAGCCTGGTCAGGATGCCTGCAGCCCCCGCCAAGCCCGGCAAGAGAGTCATGACGGACGAGGAACGCCTGAGGAAGCGAGCCAGGCTGGAGAAAAAGTACCCCCTGCCTCCTGGCGTCGTCATCAAGACTGAGCCAGAGACGTTTGGTTACGGGGGCGAAGGCAAAACGACGCAGGCCGGTACCACCCGAGTGTTGCTGTCCACCATGGGACGCAGCTTGGCGAGTCTTGGCCAGCCTATCCCTGTAATGTCAGCCACTCGCGGCGGCGGCCCCATCATCATCCGACAGGCCGCTCCCAGCTCTACAGCGTCGCCACGGTCTGGCTCTCTGCTCGGTCCGCTCATCATCCGGGTCCCCAGCCCCGCCACTACAGGCGCCCCAAGGATCGCCGCTCCAAGGATTGCCGCCATCACCAGCAGTGTGGCCACGTCGCTGTTGTCGTCCACTCCAAGGCTGGCCGCCACGGCGACGACCAGCTCGTCCCCAACCGTCGTCTCTTTGCTGAGTGTTCCTTCAACTACAGTGACAAGCACAACCACAACTTCAACAGCTGCCACGGCTTCTGCGTCCGTGTCCAGCTCTGCGTTGAGCACGTCTTCGTCTGTGGCAGGAGCAGTGACATCCACTGCTGCGTCAACAGTGCAGAGGCCGTCAAGAACCTTTGCTGCTGCTACAACCGTGCCCAGGCCACCACCGACTGTTGCAGCtgtcgacgacgatgatgatgacgccGTGTACATCGTGGActctccaccaccaccaactaaACAGGCATCTTCTAGCCAGAAGGAGAAGTCACAAGAAAACGCTATGTCGGCGCCTGTCAGCTCCGCTCCCTCTGCTTCAGCCTCCTCTACCGCCACCaccactgctgctgctgctgttgtggtTTCGTCAGCTGGGCCACAAACAGCAGGAACTTCACATTCTCCTTCTGTTACAGTCACAACTGCCTCTGACACTTCGGTTAGCACTGTTACTTCTACTGACGTCACTACGAGTCTTGTGGCAACAAGTACTACATCTTCTGCTCTGACTACAAATGCCGCTACAGCTTCTCCGGCAACAGCCCTTACCAGCTCCATCAACTCTCATGCTGTTTCTTCAGTTGATGAAGATATCAATCAAGATGACGTCAGTGATTCCCAAGAAGACGTCACCGTTTCACTGCCGTCCGACAACACTACCACTTCTTCAACTTCCGTTACCACTACTACTACGCTTTCTTCAACGACCAGTTCCGTGTcatcaaccaccaccaccaccacagccACCACCAGCAGCTGCAGCGTCGTTGAAGCTCTACTCCGtggctctccctctccctctcccagcatctcctctccctcctcccccatGCCCTCCACCTCCACCGCCCTCAACCCGTCACGCTTGGTGTCACTGGGGGCCATGTTCGCGCGACAGGCAGCCGAGTCCGGCAGTCTCACCTCCATCGACACGCGGTCCTTGCAGTCGGAGAGGATGCAGCGCTTGAAAGAAGCCCTGTCCAAACAGATGGGCAACGTCAGCGATGAACGACGCCAGAGGGCGCTGCAGGCTCTCGCTCAACAGTTTGGGAGAGGTGGAGAGGGAGGGGCAAGGTCTGGAGATACACGGTCTGAATCTCCAAACACACCGAGTCAAGCTTCTCGAGAGTCCAGCGCCCCGCGCAGTGTCCCCTCAGCCGGGCAAAGTGAGAACAACGCAGTCGTCATCATTGACGACAACGACGCTGTGGATACGGTCACGGGGACTGACACCAGAGACGGTACGGATACGGATGCGAATAACGACACGGGTGCGGATACGAGGGACGGCACGGACGCAGATACCAGAGACGGCGCGGAAACAGACGCGAATAatgacacagaaacagacacgaGAGACGGCACAGCAGAGGACTCTGGAGCCGATACAACAAACAGAAGAGATGCAGAGGACAAGGGAGATGAAGATAACAGAAGGGGTGAAGATGATAACGGAGACGAAGAGGACACAGTGATAATTGTGGAGACGAACGAAGACGAATCTGCTTCCAGCAGAAGCAATATTGACAGAGCAAATCCAACTGCTGAATGTGACTCAGAGACGACAAACCAGCACACGGAAGACAATGATACCGAGAGAATAGGAGACAGTGACATTACTGAAATAGACCACCAGAGCTCTGAAAGTGTCTCAGCAAGAACTGAACAAAGTGCTGACAACGAAACGAATAACACAAGCCTCTTAACAGTTAACAGTGAAACTATTGACAGAGCCAGTCACAGTGCTGAAGATGAAACTGACGGAGCAGACGCCAACACTGATAACAACATGGCTTCTGTTGACAAGAGTGCTGACAAGGAAACTGTTGACAGAACAAGCCATAGTGCCGAAGATGGCACCAGTGCTGTTAACAACTCAGTCTCTGTTAACGAGAGTGCTGAGAAGGACTCTGCCTCTGTTAACGAAAGCAACGTAGACGACATTGTAGCTGTTGAACCCAGTACCGAAAATGACATTGTCAGACCATGCAACAATGCTTCAAGTGACGTAAACAGTCAAACCCGCGACCAGGTTACCACTGCTGTTGAACAAACGAAAGATGACGTCAGTAACGATGACGAAGAGATGGCAGAAGTGAGTGCTCCCATTAATGTTGAACTAGACAGTTCCGAAAATATTCCTGTAACATTGGGAGTTGAAGAAAATTCGGCAACTGAAAAGGATGAAGCATCCACCAACAAAGGAATGGACGCACGAGAAGAGACTCCAATGGACACGGATGAAGCAGAAAGCACTGCTTTAACCTCGGACGAAAAGGCAAAGAGTAGGGTGAAAACCTCACCCGCGGAAAGGGAGACTTCAATCATCGCTAGTGTCGGTGCCGAAGTCAGTGACGTCACGAGTGCAAAGGATGATGTCATGGACACCACAGCTGCGTGTGACGTCAACACTGAAAAGACACCTAGTGGTGACGGACAAGGGGACAAAACCCCGTCGGAAAGTGAACCAGAAACGACAACCGGTGAAAAAGTTTGA